In Vicia villosa cultivar HV-30 ecotype Madison, WI unplaced genomic scaffold, Vvil1.0 ctg.001062F_1_1, whole genome shotgun sequence, one DNA window encodes the following:
- the LOC131633004 gene encoding cyclin-D4-2-like, giving the protein MAPSFDFASLLCTEDTSFFDENDFGGSMEVLEEPWQVEYDPPILDEPQQLDEPIGAVPPLLSEESVKVLVEKECCHVPASDYVSRLKIGDLDLEGRMEAIDWIHKVGMHFGFGPLCVYLAVNFMDRFLSAVDMLKDRMWSIQLLAVASLYLAAKIDETAVPRSLDMQMNEEKYLFDNKTILKMELMILSTLNWRMHSITPFSFIDYFLNKLTDDQVPTEDSFPKSFQLIMSTIRGLDFIHFKPSEIAAAVAVTISAEGENRTVETDKAVSLLTQYVDKERVMKCIEMFQQLESSSDTASAEDSLCLSNINAANATTSSSLANSSNNSNSPEAKRIKPNKTNEA; this is encoded by the exons ATGGCACCAAGTTTTGATTTTGCTAGTCTTCTGTGTACTGAAGACACCAGTTTTTTCGATGAAAATGATTTCGGGGGTTCAATGGAGGTTTTGGAAGAGCCATGGCAAGTTGAGTATGATCCTCCAATCCTTGATGAACCTCAGCAATTGGATGAACCAATTGGGGCGGTTCCACCTTTGCTGAGTGAGGAGAGTGTGAAGGTTTTGGTTGAAAAGGAATGCTGTCATGTGCCTGCTAGTGATTATGTCAGTAGGTTGAAAATTGGGGATTTGGATTTGGAGGGGAGAATGGAGGCTATTGATTGGATTCATAAG GTTGGAATGCATTTTGGTTTCGGGCCGTTGTGTGTGTATCTAGCTGTGAACTTCATGGATCGCTTCCTGTCTGCGGTTGATATGCTA AAGGATAGAATGTGGTCGATTCAACTCTTGGCTGTGGCTTCCTTGTATCTTGCAGCCAAAATTGATGAGACTGCTGTTCCTCGGTCTCTTGATATGCAG ATGAATGAAGAGAAGTATTTATTTGATAACAAAACAATACTTAAGATGGAGCTTATGATACTAAGCACATTGAATTGGAGAATGCATTCAATCACACCTTTCTCCTTCATTGACTACTTTCTCAACAAGCTCACCGATGATCAGGTTCCAACCGAAGATTCTTTTCCGAAATCTTTCCAACTCATCATGAGTACTATAAGAG GACTTGACTTCATTCACTTCAAGCCATCCGAAATCGCAGCAGCTGTTGCGGTAACAATATCTGCCGAGGGCGAAAACCGAACCGTTGAAACTGATAAAGCAGTTTCTCTTCTGACTCAATACGTAGATAAG GAGAGAGTTATGAAGTGCATTGAAATGTTTCAACagctggaatcatcatcagacaCTGCTTCTGCAGAGGATTCTCTATGCCTCAGCAACATAAATGCTGCTAATGCTACCACTTCATCATCACTTGCAAATTCTTCAAATAATTCCAATAGCCCTGAAGCCAAACGCATCAAACCAAACAAAACCAATGAAGCATAG